The Salmo salar chromosome ssa19, Ssal_v3.1, whole genome shotgun sequence DNA window CCAGCAGTCCAGTCCAGACGTCTCAGTCCTCCAcctttaaacaaacacaacactggctggctggtcacagcCGGTAGATGAACCGACTACCATAATACACAGAGACAAACTCACATTATGTCTCATAAAGCTCTACTTCTCAGGATTGGGAATTATGGCTGTAAACGGCACCACTGAGAAGTAACAGACCAGAACTTGATGAATAAAACTATTTGAACACTGGAGCATTTGAAATCTGCAAATAGGCCAAAAAGTTGAATGATGAATATCTCTGAAAATCTAGAAGTGACATTGGTGTATTGAGACTGGCGGATCTACCACACAGCAGTCATTTTAGGGTGTGTTTCCTACTTGAGCCCCCCCATTCAATGTAATGTTGTAGCTTACTGTTATGGTTGGTTATTTTCAGATAGACCAGGCAAACAGGAAATACAAAACCagtttaaatgtaattgtattcaacattctggcttgtagggAACATTTACAGGATTTTGCAGGCATTTGTCTCAGGCTGTAAAAACCAATGAattgtgtattacagcctgattaaTCAGACTAGTTAGGCACACGCTAGGCTAGTCTCACACCTCCCTTTTTTTAGAGCGAAACCTTTCATTATCAATTCCTCCCTGGGAGGATGTTTGTCTATTGTAGATTAGTGTCTCGGTGCTAATTTATAGCCCACAGGCTAACAGTAGTCGGCCCTTTAGAAATAATCCATACTGTTGCATAACAAATAGCCTAGATCTCTCACCAATTAAACAACAtgttggtctgtctgtaaaaaatacTATTGATAAAGCTCCTATTGTGCCTATTTCCATGGCCATCCTTTCATACCAGCAGAGAAGAGGACACCCTTGTTTAGGTAGGCTATGTCCCCCAATGTCTACACAGCTTACTGACTGGGTTCATGTCACGCCTGGTGCTCTTTCACTTCTGTTTATCAAGAGTTTCCTGACCTCTAGGTCTAACCGCTGACAAGACACGGTGTGCTGCTGAGACTCCTACAAATGATGCCGTTCAGATTGTTCAACATCCTTGGAGGATGTCCAGAAGGCAAGGATGTGTGTCTGAACAAACCAGGAAGAGGAGGGCTATTTCTGATTGTAACATTGAGCTTGTCAGCACAAGTTAATTCAAGCCCAGTGTTGTAACTAAGCCGACAACATCTGACAATCATCAGTGAATGTGTTTTTGTTGTAGAATGTGAGGATTCATTTTCTTTTTGATGTATTTATTTAGTGACCTAAATCCCCTGAACACACATTTAGGCTAAAGTCTGATTTCCCCCTATGTGATTGTTCATGTGTATCACTGTAATATGGGTTTGAGGTTGTGGATTCATCAAGAAGTTATATTCTGCATTCCAAATGAAGGAGTGTGCTATAGATTAGACTGCGGGTAGTTTATTTTTCTTTTGACCAAAAGTATTTCTGGAATGTTAAAAGGCAGATTTTGCCTGGTGACCCACAGTCATTTTGCCAGGCTTGCATAGATGTGAATTTGAATTGAGTTTGGAACTGACGATCCCTGCACTTGTGCATTTTAACAGGCTTTCTCCCTTGATGTCAACTACGTGAGTTGAATTAGATCTCTCGACTCTGGACATTCAGTACAGCACAGTTAAACTAACTCTATCAGCATGGTATAGCCTACACCGAGCACACAATGCCAGGGTCTGAAAGAAATGACTTAACATGCTAGCTGACCTCACTCGGAAACAAAGGCTCGGTCACAGTGTCGCGCCACCAAACAAAGAGCTTTGTTTCTAAGATAACAGACATGACATAATCAGCATGTAAACGTTAACAAATCTGAACATGaagaaaatacatttcattgaggTTGCATTTGTAATTTCTCCATATCATTTCAAGGCATCATTTAAGCTATGATTGAGACCTGATGAAATTCTGCTTTCTCAATAAGGTCTTCAAGATGACTTCCATATAGGCTACTTTGACCTCTGTAGAGAGTGGTCTCTATAATGGCCCTCTTCCTGTCTTGGTGGTCCCACTGTGCAGCTTCCTAAAGGTCTTTTACTAGCCTGTGTGCCTCAACCTTCCACTGACTCTTTGAAGTTTATCtatagggtgggagggagggaggggggtggtggGGCGAGAGGGAATAAGAGGGGAGAAGGTCATGCAGTTCTGGTTCTGCCtattgggagagagagggtggggtagGAAGGGATTGTATGCATGTGgtgaagagaaggagaggtggatagTAGTGAAAATGTAGAGGTGAGATGAGGTGGTGGATAATAGTGAGGGAAAGAATTAAACGGGTCAGAGTGGCCATATAGGCCAAGTAGAAAGAATTGAACAGGTCAGAGTGGCCGTATAGGCCAAGTAGAAAGAATTGAACAGGTCAGAGTGGCCGTATAGGCCAAGTAGAAAGAATTTAACAGGTCAGAGTGGCCGTATAGGCCAAGTAGAAAGAATTGAACAGGTCAGAGTGGCCGTATAGGCCAAGTAGAAAGAATTGAACAGGTCAGAGTGGCCGTATAGGCCAAGTAACAAGTGAGAGACTAAAGGGGAGTGTAGCTGGGGGAGGCTCGGCAGGGTAGCCTAATGTCTGTCTGCCCAGGATGATATGAGCCTGCTGTTGATGTTGCTGCTCACTGACCCCAGTATCCTTTCTCTAGAGTACATTTCTATCTATAATCTAATCACTCTCATCTCTTGTACACAGCAGTGAACCGGGATGGTCCAGTCGTCAATGTGAGCTCGGTCCAGGACCGGACGCTGTGTAGGAGTGCTGAGAGGCTTGACCTCTGACCTAAGCTGTGACCTGTTGACCCTTAAACCTCTGAACTCTGACCGCTCCAGCTCAGGATGGAGGAGCAGTCCAGCTGCCCCAATGTCAGCATCCCCTGCTACAATGAGCAGAGGGACAAGAAGAAGCGCTACACTGTAAGTCATGAGTTTAGTACACTCTCAGTCGGAATTAGATAAAACGTTGCGGGCTTGGGGCGAAAATAACCCCTGGTTACCTTGGTTTCACAGCAAGAACTTGAACttttcaaacttttttttttgtctccttgttttagtcaattacaaaacttaatttaagaaaagtacaaaatgtctaaagattacttttcaacattgcctCCTCCCGAGCTTTCTCATTACTTAGAGAAATGTAAGAGGGACCTACCAAATGCCCCTTTTCATGATGGCGCTAGCAGTCATGTGAGTGCTAGCACgctaccaaccagaacattaagctAGCCAGATCACAACTTAGGTCAGAGGTCAAGCCcctcagatgaagcagatgctaaactacaggactgttttgcgagcacagactggaacatgttctgggatttctccgatggcattgaggagtacaccacatcagtcactggctttatcaataagtgcatcgaggacgtcccccccccccacagtgactgtacatacaaacccaaccagaagccatggattacaggcaacatttgcactgagctaaagggtagagctgccgctttcaaggagcgggactctaacccggaaactTATAAGAAattccactatgccctccgacgaaccatcaagcaGGAAAAGCAtcaacacaggactaagattgaatcgtactacaccggctccaaagcttgttggatgtggcagggcttgtaaactattacagactacaaagggaagcacagccgccagctgcccagtgacacgagcctaccaaacGAGCTAAGTAACTTCAattctcgcttcgaggcaagtaacactgaaacatgcatgagagcatcagctgttccagacgactgtgttatcgcgctctccgcagccgatgtgagtaagacctttaaacaggtcaccattcacaaggccgctgggccagacggattaccaggatgtgtacaccgagcatgtgctgaccaactggcaagtgtcttcactgacattttcaacctctccctgtctgagtctgtaataccaacatgtttcaagcagaccaccatagtccctgtgcccatgaacactaaggtagcctgcctaaatgactaccgacccgtagcactcacgtctgtagccatgaaatgctttgaaaggctggtcatggatcacatcaacaccattatcccagaaaccctagacccactccaatttggataccgcaccaacagatccacagatgatgcaatatctattgcactccacactgccctttcccacctggacaaaaggaacacctatgtgagaatgcaattcattgactacagctcagcgttcaacaccatagtgccctcaaagctcatcactaagctaaggaccctgggactaaacacctccctctgcaactggatcctggacttcctgacgtgccgcccccaggtggtgagggtaggtattaacacatccgccatggtgatcctcaacacaggggcccctcgggtgcgtgctcagtcccctcctgtactcccggtTCACTCATgaatgcacggccaggcacaactccaacaccatcaagtttgctggtgacacaacagtggtaggcctcatcaccgacaacgatgagacagcctatagggaggaggtcaagagacctgaccgtgtggtgacaggataacaacctctccctcaacgtgatcaagacaaaggagatgattggactacaggaaaaagaggaccgagcacgcccccattctcgtcaacggggctgtagtggagcaggttgagagtttcaagttccttagcgttcacatcaccaacaaactaacatggtccaagcacaccaagacagttgtgatgagggcacaacaaaacctattccccctcaggagactgaaaagatttggcatgggtcctcagatcctcaaaaggttctacagctgcactatcgagagcatcctgacaggtatggcaactgctcggtcttcgaccgcaaggcactgcagagggtagtgcgtacggcccagtacatcaccggggccaagcctcctgccatccaggacctctataccaggcagtgtcagaggaaggccctaaaaattggcagactccagccaccttagtcatagactgtcctctctgctactgcacggcaagcggtaccggagcgccaagtctaggtccaagaggcttctaaacagcttctacccccaagccataagactcatgaacatctaatcaaatggctacccagactatttgcgcaccccccccccccccccaccacccccgctgctgctactctctgttatcatctatgcatagccactttaactctacctgcatgtacataattacctcgacaccggtgccccgcaCATAAACTAACCATTTTAAGGTATTttctgaactgcattgttggttaagggcttgtaagtaagcatttcactgtctgttgtattcggcgcatgtgacaaatacaatttgatttgatcaacacaaacagactatacagctacaataGTGAGTGGAGTTAGAAATGGACTATACTAAACAAGTGAAATGTTTGTGGAAAACATAGCTATGTGTAGCCTACTtggacactgggtccccacaattTGCCACTCTCCCACACCGAATTTcctgaagccacagggctcttctcgCAGGCTTCATTTCCCTACGTGGGAGCTTTGTGAACCTTAGGTCGGGATTTCTGACCTGGTTACATGTACGTTGAACCAACACAGCAATTTTTCTgcatttgttttgttatttctgtataacAAAAAATCTACGACGAAGTTGGCTCTTTTACACTGGGGAAGAATGTTTGTGGGCGTGGTTGAGGGGTATTCCTTCTTATGACGTGAATATCGACTCTGAGTATTAAGCTTGTCGAATGCTTCCCAGTCTAAACAGTTTGCATATATTCTGACAAAATGCTGTGCTATTTTTGTTTGTGGTGGTGTTGAGGCAAGTTGAAGTTCGGTAGCCGACatctacgccccttcgtcggtCCACAGTACTACTCATAGTAGGAGAGGAAACTATGGACGGGATTCTTTAATGaagtttgttgtcattcaacgtgAGTCGATTATACACATTttaacttgagaaatactgcaccaaacatcttagttagatgtaaaattgtgcgaCTAAGACCTCTtctgcaaaaacgtcaaaatgatTTAAAGacatcttagattaattctgactattttgaggaactGTACACTGGCTATGTTGTTGCTACGGTGTTtcaagagggacaaacagtaATATTGCTGCTTTTTTTCTCGTTTTTCAACCGAAGGTCTTTTTAAGGGCGTATGCGAGATACAAACTTTTGCTTCGCCTagccgagttctgctaggagcaagaCAAACCTAGTATGGGGATGCCTTTATAGTGTTATTGCAGACTGCATTATTACAGTATCTATAGAAAGTAGGGCATCGTGTCTTTTGTCTAGATTTATACTAAAATGTGTTTCCCCCCCCACATTTGTCCAGGTTTACAAAGTGATGGTCAATGTAGGAAGACATGAGTGGTTTGTCTTCAGGCGATATGCAGAGTTTGACAAGCTCTACAACACAGTAAGTGgatttacttttttttatttcctcttcggaggacaaatatatttattttttacagcttttctgctaCATATACACGTAAGTGGAAGTGTTACTGtgtaataaatacatgttgtaatAAGACTGCAGGCTTCCTTTCTTACTAAACCTTTTCATCAGAGATCAGCTGACTAAACTGGGCCAAGCTCGGTTTTTATCAAAACAGAATCCCTTACCTTATCAGATGTTTGAACTTTGAAGGTCgtagcttttttttttaaggggTTAGCTCTTTTTTTTGACTCAAGGAGGTGAAACCTGTGGAGTTGATGTTGTAAGACGTGTTAATGACATTTCACACGTTatattactcactgtatttaGACTCTATTACTGTGGATTTGTGTATAGTTGACATTTAGAAAATCAGGTGATTCAACTCTCATGAttggggtagagatggagagcaaaTGTGGTCCCCATGACCTACCTATCCTTATCTTTGATATAATCTGATTTGTCTGTCTTTTCGTTTTGTGCAGTTGAGGAAACAGTTTCCATCTTTGAACTTGAAAATCCCACCCAAGAGAATATTTGGGGACAACTTTGACCCAGGTGACATTGATTAATCTGTCATTGTCTGGTAAAAGTACAGTACACTACCTGTAACTGCACTCAATGTTTTTAGTAGATCAGAAATCAATACATGTCCCTCTGTTCTCCACTGTACTTCAGCCCAGTAATTTGTTTGATTTTAAATGTTTAACAAATTAGATCATGTACACATGACAAACTGGATTATGGATGATATGAAACTAAACCAGAACAACTAAGTGATTTTGTGTCTAGAACTTGTCTTTCATTTGTGAATACAGGGTCAATATTAAATATACTATTTATAACATTTTCCATTTCTTTTATTAGAGTTTATCAAGCAAAGAAGAACAGGTTTACATGAGTTCATTCAGAGACTGGTCTCACATCCTCAGCTCAGAAACCAGTAAGTATTCTACAACTGACTTTACggtaaattaatttaaaaaatgacCCGACTATTGCACTGTACTCGGATGGTTTGACAAATCAATCTGTATCCAAGGTCAGTTCTGCGTTTTCTCCCCTAATGGGTATGGTTAGGATCTGGGGATGatcagctgatcctagatctgtgacgAAGGGAGAATCTAACTCTGTTTTATGGCAGTATCTCCTAACCCAGTGATGTTTAACATGGAGTCTAAAAGCAGCGCTTTTCTAACAGCTGtggctttgtgtgtgtctgtcagacccCTAACATGTGACCTCTCTCTCGCCAACGATCTGACAGGCCTGATGTCAGAGCATTCCTGCAGATGGACAAATCTCAAAACTTCTCAGACCCATCAGAAGACGAAGATGACAAGGTAGGTGATGACAGGACAGTATGATGTCTGAGGGAAGGAGATATGACTCTTTCAAAGATTGAGCGGTCATGTCTTTCAAATGAAGAAATGTTGACTAACATCTCTGCTCTGATACAGCACGAATGAATACTTGAAGTATTCTATGTTTTGGATATTGTCTTTTCAATGTCTGATCATTGATTCCATTATACAACCGTAATAATGCAGCAGATTCATATATTGCATTGTCattctgtacagtatgtgtggttCAAACCCCTTGAGACTTCTGGCAGAATAAAGGTTTAGATCCTATGGCCTCGCTTTTTAACCTGTGTTAAACCTGTGTTTTTAACATAATCGGTTCCATCTCTGGTTTACAGAACGGCTCTACCTCCAGAAATATTAACCTGGGACCATCTGGAAATCCACAGTAGGTTACACAGTCTCACATTAAATTGAGGCCTGCAGATATTTCTGTTTTAGCGGTGAAAATGTGTGTGCTTTCTGGATATCTTTTTCCTCCAAGTAACCTTTGCAGGCCTCAACCTTTGCAGGTTCTAAAAATATATTTCTAGATACTTTTGTTTGCCAACCTTTTTTGTTTTCAACATTTCAGTGCAAAGCCCACAGACTTTGACTTTCTCAAAGTCATTGGAAAGGGGAGCTTTGGAAAGGTATGTGATTATgtataatacagtacattacacagggttgcaaaattccgggaACTTTAAATAAAtaccctggttttccagaaatcctggttggatgaTTCTGgaattcctgcttattccctcctgattctggcATTCCTGCTTATTCCGTTCCTGATTCTGgcattcctgcttattccctcctgattctggcATTCCTGCTTATTCCGTTCCTGATTCTGGCATTCCTGCTTATTCCGTTCCTGATTCTGGCATTCCTGCTTATTCCGTTCCTGATTCTGGCATTCCTGCTTATTCCGTTCCTGATTCTGgcattcctgcttattccctacTGATTCTGgcattcctgcttattccctcctgattctggcATTCCTGCTTATTCCGTTCCTGATTCTGgcattcctgcttattccctcctgattctggcATTCCTGCTTATTCCGTTCCTGATTCTGGCATTCCTGCTTATTCCGTTCCTGATTCTGGCATTCCTGCTTATTCCGTTCCTGATTCTGGCATTCCTGCTTATTCCGTTCCTGATTATGacattcctgcttattccctcctgattctggcattcctgcttattccctcctgattctggcattcctgcttattccctcctgattctgacattcctgcttattccctcctgattctggcATTCCTGCTTATTCCGTTCCTGATTCTGGCATTCCTGCTTATTCCGTTCCTGATTATGACATTCCtgtttattccctcctgattctgaCATTCCtgtttattccctcctgattctgacattcctgcttattccctcctgattctgacattcctgcttattccctcctgattctggcATTCCTGCTTATTCCGTTCCTGATTCTGGCATTCCTGCTTATTCCGTTCCTGATTCTGgcattcctgcttattccctcctgattctggcattcctgcttattccctcctgattctggcattcctgcttattccctcctgattctggcATTCCTGCTTATTCCGTTCCTGATTCTGGCATTCCTGCTTATTCCGTTCCTGATTCTGGCATTCCTGCTTATTCCGTTCCTGATTCTGgcattcctgcttattccctcctgattctggcATTCCTGCTTATTCCGTTCCTGATTCTGgcattcctgcttattccctcctgattctggcattcctgcttattccctcctgattctgacattcctgcttattccctcctgattctggcattcctgcttattccctcctgattctggcattcctgcttattccctcctgattctggcattcctgcttattccctcctgattctggcATTCCTGCTTATTCCGTTCCTGATTCTGgcattcctgcttattccctcctgattctggcattcctgcttattccctcctgattctggcattcctgcttattccctcctgattctggcattcctgcttattccctcctgattctggcattcctgcttattccctcctgattctggcattcctgcttattccctcctgattctggcattcctgcttattccctcctgattctggcATTCTCCAAACAGGATTTCAGGAGTTGTTTGATGAATTACGGTCaataattagtaaggaactctcctcacctagttgtctaggtcttaattgaaaggaaaaaccaaaaacctgcagacactaggccctctgtggaaagagtttgacacccctggtcttgGGTCTTGAAGTAGGTCACTCAAAAGAGAAACTCACAGCAACACAAACAATGAATATTGGAACAATCAGGTATTTAGTTTGGTCTTTCCAGTGTGGTAACGAATACAGTTTTACTACTTTGTCTATTATTAGATTCCCTTTCTATTTGAGAAGTGATAGTCTTACAGTTCAGGATTTTCACTGCCTCATTGTTGGTACCGTATTGTCCCTGCTGTAGTAACTGGGGGGGGGTTTAACAGCGAGTCCACCATGTTGTCTCTTCTCGCCCGCGTGAAGGTTCTCCTTGCTAAACGGAAACTGGACGGAAAGTATTACGCAATCAAGGTCCTGCAGAAAAGGGTCATCCTCAACAGGAGAGAGGTAATTTGTTCCAGAGTATTATTGAATTGGAAATGTTTCTTATTCTGTTTCTCGATGTTGGGTACGTTATTTGTAAGTTCACCCCAATAATAAAATGTTTCCTGTTTCCAACAGCAAAAACACATCATGGTGGAGCGCAATGTGTTACTGAAGAACATGAAACACCCTTTCCTGGTTGGCTTGCATTATTCCTTCCAGACGACTGACAAGTTGTACTTCGTCTTGGATTTTGTCAACGGGGGAGAAGTGAGTAGTTTCACTGATAAtagacacacactgttgagtCACTGAGGTCAAAACACAGGAAACCTGCTAAAAATCCCTGGGATATGAGCCCTGACCTGAGGGCAAGGACCCTTTATAAGCGTTGGGGCCGGTTCCACAGACCCAGATTAAATAGAATTTACATTGAAAGTTTATAGACAGTTGATACACTATCCAAACAGAATCTGTTGCGATCCACTCCCAACCCACCATTTGACAAGCACTGGTTTAAGCTGTACTCGTTTTAAGCTATACTCGTTCACCTATACAGTTGATAAACTTATACATTTCGAAGCTCAACGCCTCCTTTTCAATAAAAGGAAGTGTGCAGTTGGTGAATGCTGAATTTCCACATCTGAATAAATTCCTCCTGGCCACTAGTGCAGCGTTGGCCAATGTAACTCTTATAAACATATTTATTAGCATTTCTATACATACCATTCTGGGACTGTCAAAAAGAGCCAAAACCAAGAGTGGTTCAGACAGCATATGGAAGGTTTGTAATGTTTCTCTAACATTGGTATAATGGCCAGTCTGTAAAAATATTTTGACTGTATTGAAATACTACAGATATCTTTACAAAAAGCTACAGAGGTCTATGGATATTCCAGATCTGAAGGCTATGTGCCTTAGTTAACATCTCTGATTATCGTTGTCATCAGTATGTGCTATAGCTGGGGGCACTATGCTAGATATCTCCTCCTAAATCACTCAATCTGACAACTGGCAGTGCAGGTAGCTGGTGTTTTTCCAGGGAGCTGAGGCTAATATCGTAGCTTCATGTCATGTTGATGCTTGTATTCAGGCACTCAGTTAATCCCCTCAACGTGCTGCTTGAGACAATTGTAATAGTGATGTGGAatttacagacagggcaggaaCTTTGACCCACGGCTGTGTGTCATGTCTTTGCTACAATTGTTAGCAACCTGGGCTAAATATTGTCGAAATACAGTGCCCTCCATTAATATTGCCACCCTTGGTAAATATTAGCAAAATGTACTGTTAAAAAAATATCTTTATTGTTTATCCTCTTGGTCTTTCATTAAAAAAATCTAACCTTTTAATTaaagtttaaaaaatgtaaagaaaaaaattgTATTATCATAAATATTTTTCTCAAATATGTGtgccacaattattggcacctgttcattcaatactttgtgcaacctccttttgccaagataacagcTCTGAGTCTTCTCCTATAATGCATAATGAGGTTGGAGAACACATGGCAAGGGATCTGAGACCATTCCTCCATCCAGAATCTCTCCAGATCCTTCCGATTCCCAGGTCCACGTTTTCTGTGGGGTTTAGGTCAGGGGACTGGGATGGCTATGGTAAAACCTTGATTCTGCGGTCTGTGAACAGTTTTTGTATTGATTTTGAGGTgtgctttggatcattgtcctgctggaagatccaaTCATGGCCCAGTTTAAGCTTCCTAGCAGAGGCAGTCAGGTTTTGATTGAATATCTGCTGGTACATGATGGAGTCCATGATACCATGTATCCTAACTAGTTGTCCAGGGCCTTTGGAAGAAAAACAGCCAcacaacatcaaagatccaccaccatacttcacagtgAGGATGAGGTGCTTTTCTGCATGGCTATCTTTCTGTCTACGCCTTGTTTGtttccaaaaagctctattttggtctcatctgaccatagaacCCGGTCCCATTGAAAGTTCCAGTAACGTTTGGCAAACTGTAGGCGCTTGAGTTTGTTGTTTGATGACAGCAAAGGCTTTTATATGGCAACCCTCCCAAACAACTTGTGCTTATGTAGGTGGTAATTTCAACCCTCCCAAACAACTTGTGGTCATTTCAACCCTCCCAAACAACTTGTGGTTATGTAGGTGGTCATTTCAACCCTCCCAAACAACTTGTGGTCATTTCAACCCTCCCAAACAACTTGTGGTTATGTAGGTGGTCATTTCAACCCTCCCAAACAACTTGTGGTTATGTAGGTGGTCATTTCAACCCTCCCAAACAACTTGTGGTCATTTCAACCCTCCCAAACAACTTGTGGTCATTTCAACCCTCCCAAACAACTTGTGGTTATGTAGGTGGTTATTTCAACCCTCCCAAACAACTTGTGGTTATGTAGGTGGTCATTTCAAGCCTCCCAAACAACT harbors:
- the LOC106579527 gene encoding serine/threonine-protein kinase Sgk3 isoform X2, which codes for MEEQSSCPNVSIPCYNEQRDKKKRYTVYKVMVNVGRHEWFVFRRYAEFDKLYNTLRKQFPSLNLKIPPKRIFGDNFDPEFIKQRRTGLHEFIQRLVSHPQLRNQPDVRAFLQMDKSQNFSDPSEDEDDKNGSTSRNINLGPSGNPHAKPTDFDFLKVIGKGSFGKVLLAKRKLDGKYYAIKVLQKRVILNRREQKHIMVERNVLLKNMKHPFLVGLHYSFQTTDKLYFVLDFVNGGELFFHLQKEQTFPEPRAKFYIAEMASALGYLHSLNIVYRDLKPENILLDSEYLAPEVLRKQPYDNTVDWWCLGSVLYEMLFGLPPFYSRDTHEMYDNILHKPLMMRPGASNTAWSLLQALLEKDGTHRLGSRDDFNEIKAHYFFSEINWDDLEQRKVPPPFTPNVNSPHDITNFDPEFTGETVTNSVCYTEDSIVNAIVMEADDAFLGFSYAPPSDDSFL